From Methanocella paludicola SANAE, a single genomic window includes:
- a CDS encoding flavin reductase family protein, translating into MPAVIVGVNIGGRPNYLTVSYCGIVQHTPPMISVAINRLHYSIEGMKENGTFSVNIPSKDMAGIADYCGLVSGRKVDKSKLFDNFYGKLKTAPMITQCPVNLECKVVKSIDFGGTNEIYLGEIVQAYTEDKYLSGKLPDIKKIDPLLFSMHDNNYWALGEHVGKAWSIGKKYEPKK; encoded by the coding sequence ATGCCGGCCGTCATCGTCGGCGTAAACATAGGCGGACGACCGAACTACCTCACCGTATCGTACTGCGGTATTGTCCAGCACACCCCGCCCATGATATCCGTGGCGATAAATCGTCTACACTACTCCATCGAGGGCATGAAGGAAAACGGCACGTTCAGCGTGAACATCCCGTCGAAGGACATGGCCGGGATCGCCGACTACTGCGGACTGGTCTCCGGCCGTAAGGTCGATAAGTCGAAATTATTCGATAACTTCTATGGCAAGCTCAAGACGGCCCCCATGATCACGCAATGCCCCGTGAACCTTGAATGCAAGGTGGTCAAATCCATTGACTTTGGAGGGACGAACGAGATATACCTGGGCGAGATCGTGCAGGCCTACACCGAGGATAAATACCTGTCCGGCAAGCTTCCGGATATAAAGAAGATCGACCCGCTCCTCTTCTCGATGCACGATAACAACTACTGGGCCCTGGGGGAACATGTCGGAAAAGCGTGGAGCATCGGTAAAAAGTACGAGCCCAAAAAATAG
- a CDS encoding PAS domain-containing sensor histidine kinase → MHTPSDAMEKPKRIKPITRNDRAAEALRESEHKFRVLAETMPAAIFLYQGDKYIYVNPAAEKITGYSKEELIGMNFWDWVSPEYKDIMRDRGRARQMGESAPSRYEVKFRAKDGREGWADFAAGLIEYGGRPAVIAVAFDITNRKKAEKALKKSQYILSKAQEIAHVGNWAWNLRTGGMKWSDEGFRIFGYSPQEFEPSLDWLLSRVHPDDKDTVTKSTDATRYRQKLGSIDYRIIMPDGSIRYINTVADKLVKDAEGKPLWVYGINQDVTARKQAEKALVKSRAILSRAQDIAHIGNWAWDLKTNNMQWSDEIFKIFGYRPQEFQPTYGWAITRVFPDDRGLLASSARAAINENKLFNIDFRIITPDGSIHYLNIVADRIKKDRSGAPEWMYGIVEDITKRKFIENKFRDAQAQAELYVDLMGHDINNMNMVALGFLEMADDKLRAGGTLDMSDEQLILKAVENIKSSSILIDNVRKLQRERAGELKLMAIDIVEVLASVKDQYLNVPGRDVKIDLDMKCSCAVIANDLLRDVFSNLVGNSIKHSSGPLTVNIRMTCDGEAGMKFCKVAVEDNGPGIPDTQKALIFDRSQTVKKLRGKGLGLYIVNTLVSDFHGKVWVEDRVYGDHTKGARFVVMLPAIEK, encoded by the coding sequence ATGCACACCCCGAGCGACGCCATGGAAAAGCCAAAAAGGATCAAACCAATCACCAGAAACGACAGGGCAGCGGAGGCTCTGCGCGAGAGCGAGCACAAGTTCAGAGTACTGGCCGAGACCATGCCGGCGGCCATTTTCCTGTACCAGGGAGACAAATACATCTACGTCAACCCGGCAGCAGAAAAGATCACGGGATATTCCAAGGAAGAGCTCATCGGCATGAACTTCTGGGACTGGGTAAGCCCCGAGTACAAGGACATCATGAGAGACAGAGGGCGGGCCAGGCAGATGGGAGAGTCCGCCCCATCGCGATATGAAGTGAAGTTCAGGGCAAAGGATGGCCGGGAAGGCTGGGCCGACTTCGCGGCGGGTCTCATCGAGTACGGCGGAAGGCCCGCCGTAATAGCGGTCGCGTTCGACATCACCAACCGGAAGAAGGCGGAAAAGGCCCTGAAGAAGAGCCAGTACATCTTATCGAAAGCCCAGGAGATCGCCCACGTAGGCAACTGGGCCTGGAACCTGAGGACCGGCGGGATGAAATGGTCTGACGAAGGGTTCCGGATCTTCGGCTATTCGCCCCAGGAATTCGAGCCATCGCTGGACTGGCTCTTATCCCGCGTTCACCCCGACGATAAGGATACCGTCACAAAGTCCACAGACGCTACACGGTACAGGCAGAAGCTGGGTAGCATCGACTACCGCATCATCATGCCCGACGGCTCTATACGGTACATCAATACAGTAGCGGATAAGCTCGTGAAGGACGCAGAGGGTAAGCCGCTATGGGTATATGGCATCAACCAGGACGTCACGGCGCGAAAGCAGGCCGAAAAAGCGCTGGTAAAAAGCAGGGCCATACTCTCCAGAGCCCAGGACATCGCCCACATAGGCAACTGGGCATGGGACCTGAAAACGAATAACATGCAGTGGTCGGACGAGATCTTCAAGATATTCGGCTATCGCCCCCAAGAATTCCAGCCCACCTATGGCTGGGCCATCACGCGTGTATTTCCCGACGACAGGGGCCTCCTCGCCAGCTCAGCACGAGCGGCCATCAATGAAAATAAGCTCTTCAACATCGACTTCCGCATCATCACGCCCGACGGGTCCATCCATTACCTGAACATCGTCGCAGACCGGATAAAAAAGGACAGATCAGGCGCACCCGAGTGGATGTACGGCATCGTCGAGGACATAACTAAACGCAAGTTCATAGAGAACAAATTCAGGGACGCCCAGGCCCAGGCTGAATTGTACGTCGACCTCATGGGCCACGACATCAACAACATGAACATGGTCGCCCTCGGCTTCCTGGAGATGGCGGACGACAAGCTCAGGGCTGGCGGAACGCTGGATATGAGCGACGAGCAGCTGATCCTGAAGGCCGTCGAGAACATCAAGAGCAGCTCGATACTGATCGACAACGTGCGAAAGCTCCAGAGGGAAAGGGCGGGCGAGCTTAAGCTCATGGCGATCGACATCGTGGAGGTCCTGGCCTCCGTAAAGGACCAGTACCTGAACGTGCCGGGCCGGGACGTGAAGATCGACCTGGATATGAAATGCAGCTGCGCCGTCATTGCCAACGACCTTCTCCGGGACGTCTTCTCGAACCTTGTCGGGAACTCCATTAAGCATTCCAGCGGGCCCCTGACCGTTAATATCCGCATGACTTGCGACGGCGAGGCGGGGATGAAATTTTGCAAAGTGGCCGTCGAGGATAACGGCCCCGGCATACCCGATACCCAGAAGGCGCTCATCTTCGACCGCTCCCAGACTGTAAAAAAACTGCGGGGCAAAGGCCTGGGGCTATACATCGTGAATACCCTGGTCAGCGACTTTCACGGCAAAGTCTGGGTCGAGGACCGCGTGTACGGCGACCATACGAAGGGCGCCAGGTTCGTGGTCATGCTGCCGGCGATCGAAAAGTAG
- a CDS encoding PAS domain-containing protein has product MPRGELKLSYTFDQSPISAAIVSLDNAFMQVNEEMCRFTGYTSDRLLEMKFTDITHPDDMATSLENVKKLLEGSIDRFKIEKRYIRKDGAVAVGRASIRLVKDPSGKPLHFLAMIEDITEQKLAEEKQRQSETFLRNIFECIQDGISILDKDLNILRVNPVMEKWYGPGIIGKKCYQAYHGRREPCEACPSIKALQEKTMKKGIVHDLGGWRELYVFPLVNDKGDVTGVIEHVRDIDERKKAESALEESEEKYRFLVENSKDIIWKLDLQGRWTFASSNAEKITGYTVDEIPGKTVWDIIAPECHELLAAMLSKRIRGEESPPYELMAVRKDGSYIPLDILSTPVRDKNGKVVGIQGISRDITLRKQAEKELRSAKAQAELYVDLMGHDINNMNQVGIGFLELALDMLDLDENGRTIISRSMGALESSSQLIDKVRKLQKVKSGELSSQKIDLGQTLINVCDYYSSIQSGNASIDYTPVAGRYVKANELLYDVFSNIVDNALKHAKDKPAITIRLEEVVGCDGTFYRVAIDDNGKGVPDELKPQIFDRFHRGNTKAKGKGLGLYLVKTLVESYNGRVWVEDRVAGDHRQGARFVVMLPAIEK; this is encoded by the coding sequence ATGCCCAGGGGCGAGCTAAAGTTAAGTTACACGTTCGACCAATCGCCCATCAGCGCCGCTATAGTGTCTCTTGATAACGCGTTCATGCAGGTGAACGAGGAGATGTGCCGGTTCACGGGCTACACGAGCGACAGGCTTCTCGAGATGAAGTTCACCGACATCACCCATCCGGATGATATGGCCACGAGCCTGGAAAATGTGAAGAAGCTTCTGGAAGGTAGCATTGACCGGTTCAAGATCGAAAAACGGTATATACGAAAGGACGGCGCCGTAGCCGTCGGCCGGGCATCCATCCGCCTGGTCAAAGACCCGTCCGGTAAGCCTCTTCATTTCCTGGCGATGATCGAGGATATAACCGAGCAGAAACTCGCGGAGGAGAAGCAGCGGCAGAGCGAGACATTTCTCAGGAATATTTTCGAGTGCATCCAGGACGGCATCAGCATCCTCGATAAAGACCTTAATATCCTGAGGGTCAACCCGGTCATGGAAAAGTGGTATGGCCCCGGGATCATCGGGAAAAAGTGCTACCAGGCCTATCATGGGAGACGTGAGCCGTGCGAAGCGTGCCCGAGTATCAAGGCTTTGCAGGAAAAGACTATGAAAAAAGGGATCGTGCATGACCTTGGGGGATGGAGAGAATTGTACGTTTTCCCCCTGGTCAACGATAAGGGCGATGTTACGGGCGTGATCGAGCACGTCAGAGACATCGACGAGCGAAAGAAAGCGGAAAGTGCGCTGGAGGAGAGCGAGGAAAAATACCGTTTCCTGGTGGAGAACTCGAAGGACATCATCTGGAAACTGGACCTGCAGGGCCGCTGGACATTCGCCAGCAGTAATGCGGAAAAAATAACCGGTTATACGGTAGACGAGATCCCGGGAAAGACCGTATGGGATATTATAGCCCCGGAGTGCCACGAACTTCTCGCAGCGATGCTAAGCAAGCGTATACGCGGAGAAGAAAGCCCTCCTTATGAGTTGATGGCCGTTAGAAAAGACGGCAGTTATATACCCTTAGATATTCTTAGTACGCCGGTCCGGGACAAGAATGGAAAGGTCGTGGGCATACAGGGCATCTCAAGGGACATCACCTTGCGTAAACAAGCTGAAAAAGAGCTGAGATCGGCCAAAGCCCAGGCCGAGCTGTACGTAGACCTGATGGGCCACGACATCAACAACATGAACCAGGTGGGCATAGGGTTCCTCGAGCTCGCCCTGGACATGTTAGATCTGGACGAGAACGGGCGCACGATCATTTCCCGGTCCATGGGCGCCCTGGAAAGCAGCTCACAGCTCATCGATAAGGTGAGAAAGCTCCAGAAGGTCAAGTCGGGCGAGCTGAGCAGCCAGAAGATCGACCTCGGGCAGACCTTGATCAACGTATGCGATTATTATTCGAGTATCCAGAGTGGAAACGCTTCCATCGACTATACGCCGGTCGCAGGTCGTTATGTAAAGGCGAACGAGCTGTTATACGATGTATTCTCTAATATCGTGGATAATGCCCTCAAACATGCGAAAGATAAGCCGGCCATTACCATCAGGCTGGAAGAGGTTGTGGGGTGCGATGGGACGTTTTACAGGGTGGCCATAGATGATAATGGCAAAGGAGTGCCGGATGAGCTCAAGCCCCAGATCTTCGATCGATTTCACAGGGGCAATACAAAGGCAAAAGGCAAAGGCCTCGGGCTGTACCTGGTGAAAACGCTGGTAGAGAGCTATAACGGCCGCGTATGGGTCGAGGACCGTGTGGCAGGGGATCATAGGCAGGGCGCCAGGTTCGTGGTCATGCTGCCGGCGATCGAAAAGTAG
- a CDS encoding PAS domain S-box protein, which translates to MVVILSPYRSKKKDEDKTKAQLIEELEQLRERIKELKDSDNGSEQISSGNIAGYNDQSLFKTVIENTPMVAIQGYDRGGVIYHWNRASEYIYGYSAEEAIGKRIQDLIVIDEDVEAFERTVRDISETGKPTQCSLWKLKARNGDMVWTYSSMFPVIEHDRVAEIFCMDVDVTRSKKMEESLREQEEQLRTLINAMPDIVCFKDGEGRWLEANAFDLRLFDIENVPYKGKTDSELAEHSGFYRDAFLMCEETDEKAWRAGATGHEEETIPKPDGSVMTFDTIKVPLFYPDGRRKGLVVIGRDITDRKRAEEQLKSAYEDLEKRVEERTGELARARNTLKAMLDTLPIGIVMSEAGTERITYFSPGALKILGGHIMAASQDMEPGPYDFFEVDGSPLPVGERPLQRSLRTGAYVQNVEVIVRRKDGSTVTALISSAPVKDANGNIIAAVSSISDVTELRRADKALKENERFLENVFEGIQDGISILDKDMNILRVNHAMKKWYPDMVPLEGKKCYQAYHKRTIHCEKCPTIKAIKTRALQSDVVPIAREDGSTGWLELYAFPLTDRAGNVTSIIEHVRDITSRKQAEEQLVEAKAQAELYLDLMGHDINNMNQIALGFLELALGTLDLNKEEKQLISKPLEAIESSTRLIDNVRKLQKVKEGGLKLHDIDVGEMVRKIIPRYSDIVGRDITIDFTAGCECNVKANDLLDDVYANVIGNAIKHSTGRLAIDIHLDRVKIGERDYCMVTVEDDGPGIPDERKARLFSRSLKRTSGKGLGLYLIKMLAEDFHGKVWVEDRVPGDHTKGARFMIMLPAIEK; encoded by the coding sequence ATGGTGGTCATCCTGTCGCCCTATCGGTCGAAAAAGAAAGACGAAGATAAGACCAAAGCACAGCTCATCGAAGAGCTGGAACAGCTCAGGGAGAGGATAAAAGAATTAAAAGACAGTGATAATGGCTCGGAACAAATATCGTCCGGGAATATTGCCGGCTACAATGACCAATCCCTTTTTAAGACCGTCATCGAGAACACGCCCATGGTCGCCATTCAGGGATATGATCGAGGCGGCGTGATCTACCACTGGAACCGGGCATCCGAATACATCTATGGCTATAGCGCCGAAGAAGCCATTGGAAAAAGGATCCAGGACCTCATCGTCATCGACGAGGATGTCGAGGCGTTCGAGCGAACGGTTAGGGATATCTCAGAAACCGGAAAGCCGACGCAATGCTCTTTATGGAAACTCAAGGCGAGGAACGGCGACATGGTCTGGACCTACTCGAGCATGTTCCCGGTCATAGAGCACGACAGGGTCGCCGAGATCTTCTGCATGGACGTGGACGTGACCCGCTCTAAAAAGATGGAAGAGTCGTTACGTGAGCAGGAAGAGCAACTGCGCACCCTGATCAATGCCATGCCGGACATCGTCTGCTTCAAGGATGGCGAAGGCCGGTGGCTCGAGGCGAACGCGTTCGACCTCCGCCTCTTCGATATCGAGAACGTCCCGTACAAGGGTAAAACGGATTCGGAGCTCGCCGAACATAGCGGCTTTTACCGGGACGCGTTCCTGATGTGCGAAGAGACCGATGAAAAGGCCTGGCGCGCCGGCGCCACGGGCCACGAGGAAGAGACCATCCCCAAGCCCGATGGTTCAGTGATGACGTTCGATACCATCAAAGTGCCCCTTTTTTATCCGGACGGCCGGCGCAAAGGGCTCGTGGTGATCGGCCGGGACATCACCGACCGTAAGCGGGCGGAAGAGCAGCTAAAAAGCGCCTACGAGGACCTGGAAAAAAGGGTCGAGGAGCGGACGGGCGAGCTGGCCCGGGCGAGAAATACGCTGAAAGCGATGCTGGATACGCTCCCGATCGGCATTGTCATGTCGGAAGCCGGGACGGAGAGAATAACGTACTTTTCGCCAGGCGCCTTAAAGATATTGGGCGGGCACATCATGGCCGCGTCACAGGATATGGAGCCAGGGCCATATGATTTTTTCGAGGTCGACGGCTCGCCGCTCCCGGTCGGCGAGCGGCCGCTACAGCGTTCGCTGCGCACCGGCGCATACGTACAGAACGTCGAGGTCATCGTGCGCCGAAAGGACGGTAGCACCGTAACGGCCCTCATCAGCAGCGCTCCCGTTAAAGATGCGAATGGGAACATCATCGCGGCCGTTTCGAGCATAAGCGACGTGACGGAGCTCAGGCGCGCGGACAAGGCCTTAAAGGAGAACGAAAGATTCCTGGAGAACGTCTTCGAGGGCATCCAGGACGGCATCAGCATCCTGGATAAGGACATGAACATACTGCGCGTGAACCACGCCATGAAAAAATGGTATCCGGACATGGTCCCCCTCGAAGGCAAGAAATGCTATCAGGCCTATCATAAGAGAACGATACATTGCGAAAAATGCCCGACGATAAAGGCCATTAAGACCAGGGCTCTCCAATCCGACGTAGTGCCGATCGCCCGCGAGGACGGCAGCACGGGATGGCTCGAGCTATATGCATTCCCGCTGACCGACCGGGCGGGGAACGTCACGAGCATCATCGAGCACGTCCGCGACATTACGTCCAGGAAGCAGGCGGAAGAGCAGCTGGTCGAGGCCAAGGCGCAGGCGGAGCTTTACCTGGACCTGATGGGCCACGATATCAATAATATGAACCAGATAGCCTTAGGCTTCCTGGAGCTCGCGCTCGGGACACTGGACCTGAATAAAGAGGAAAAGCAGCTGATATCCAAGCCCCTCGAAGCCATCGAGAGCAGCACCCGGCTCATCGATAACGTGAGAAAGCTTCAGAAGGTAAAGGAAGGCGGGCTTAAACTGCACGATATAGACGTCGGGGAGATGGTCCGGAAGATCATACCGAGATATTCGGATATCGTCGGCCGGGATATAACTATTGATTTTACAGCGGGCTGCGAATGTAATGTTAAGGCTAACGACCTGCTCGACGACGTCTACGCCAACGTCATCGGCAACGCCATCAAGCATTCCACGGGCCGCCTGGCCATCGACATACACCTGGACAGGGTGAAGATCGGCGAGAGGGACTATTGCATGGTGACCGTCGAGGACGACGGCCCGGGCATACCCGACGAGCGCAAAGCCCGGCTATTCTCCCGGTCCCTGAAGAGGACGAGCGGTAAAGGCCTGGGCCTGTACCTGATCAAAATGCTCGCCGAGGACTTTCACGGCAAAGTGTGGGTCGAGGACCGCGTGCCGGGGGATCATACGAAAGGCGCAAGGTTCATGATCATGCTGCCGGCTATTGAAAAGTAG
- a CDS encoding TIR domain-containing protein has product MTAIGLKRILIITAIITIIFISSIALGMAEENLSQYYDKVLFSDEFEHGTSNWELTQAWRVTTDGNNTYLVGEYTGDKAKTNWVIWNPDPLRLRLIKFDNYTFAADFKLDSGMISFNYRDVNEPSYPPNRHYSVQVNRAGNYLTIDINKNGALTQPTYTQARVPGADGWHKIEITGRGTEIQVQLDGKLVMTYVDEHNPYLAGGAAFEIPHGTLVAVDNIRLLGGADTTVTDQRYIIYLGFLLVVIVIISIVFGLNYYLKKRRALKVSKVESKPTQEAQAPAIKAQMNGAMAIPDAQKATSEPGPRVVGHDVFISYSHDDKPTADAICAGLEAEGIKCWIAPRDVLPGAIFQEAIIDAIDSSSIMVVVYSSKSNNSPHVVRELSRAVSKDVIIIPFRIEDVPLSKTMEYLISVPHWLDAITPPVEMHISELVRVAKVNLDIKRKKSN; this is encoded by the coding sequence GTGACAGCTATAGGCTTAAAAAGAATTCTTATAATAACTGCTATCATAACTATTATTTTCATTTCTTCAATTGCCCTGGGCATGGCCGAGGAGAATCTATCACAGTATTACGATAAAGTACTATTTTCCGATGAGTTCGAGCATGGCACGAGTAACTGGGAACTGACGCAAGCCTGGCGCGTTACCACCGACGGAAACAATACCTATCTGGTCGGCGAATATACGGGGGATAAAGCAAAGACGAATTGGGTTATCTGGAACCCTGACCCCCTCCGTCTTCGCCTCATAAAATTCGATAATTACACCTTCGCCGCAGACTTCAAGCTGGATAGCGGCATGATCAGCTTTAACTACCGTGATGTAAACGAGCCTTCATATCCGCCCAATCGCCACTATTCTGTTCAAGTAAATCGGGCAGGAAATTACCTGACTATCGATATCAATAAGAACGGAGCATTAACGCAGCCGACTTATACGCAGGCCCGTGTTCCGGGAGCCGATGGATGGCATAAGATCGAAATAACCGGCAGAGGAACGGAGATACAGGTACAGCTCGATGGAAAGCTTGTAATGACATATGTGGACGAGCACAATCCTTATCTGGCAGGTGGTGCCGCTTTTGAGATCCCCCACGGTACACTTGTCGCAGTCGATAACATACGCTTGCTTGGCGGGGCAGACACGACTGTTACAGACCAAAGATACATTATTTATCTAGGCTTCCTTCTCGTCGTTATCGTTATAATCTCAATCGTATTTGGATTAAATTATTATTTGAAAAAACGCCGGGCTCTTAAGGTATCGAAGGTAGAGTCAAAACCAACGCAAGAGGCGCAGGCACCGGCTATCAAAGCGCAAATGAACGGGGCTATGGCGATACCGGATGCCCAAAAAGCCACGTCCGAACCCGGGCCAAGGGTAGTCGGCCACGACGTTTTCATTAGCTACTCCCACGATGATAAGCCCACGGCGGATGCCATCTGCGCCGGCCTGGAAGCCGAAGGCATTAAATGCTGGATCGCCCCCCGGGACGTGCTTCCCGGCGCTATCTTCCAGGAAGCTATCATCGATGCTATAGATAGCAGCAGCATCATGGTCGTCGTCTATTCATCTAAATCTAACAACTCGCCCCATGTGGTCAGGGAACTATCCCGGGCGGTGTCTAAAGATGTAATCATAATCCCCTTCCGCATCGAGGATGTCCCGCTGTCGAAGACGATGGAATACCTGATCAGCGTGCCGCACTGGCTGGATGCAATAACACCACCTGTTGAAATGCATATTAGTGAACTGGTTAGAGTGGCCAAGGTTAATCTGGATATTAAGCGTAAAAAGTCTAACTAA
- a CDS encoding PAS domain-containing sensor histidine kinase, whose protein sequence is MSQAYDEAPGMERLRREVKELREKGDYYRSILESTDKGIWVIDSNYKTVYINYRMAEMLGTSIDKVLGSTVLKFMDEDNWHNFINMISRCKEGCRDQIDIMFHRADGGVLWTLASLAPFFDIQGFRVGVSGTFVDITERKRMETALKETRDNLMKAQHVGRMGSWVRDLKTDMIESSGEIGEILGIEAVPTKVDDIIKLIYPPYERERVRRIVQEGIEKTGSYTIDVRMMRPDGREIYCHLEAEVVKDGSGRPVKVIGVLQDITERKKAEIALRESRAQSEFFIDLISHNMGNMNHALLGYLELALEKLTPGGYNRELLAKPIEIIKDSGRLINDVRKLRRVVSGDISVKKMDISSILAETIAEVPKEKERDIRINFAPRSGCTVLANELLKDAYSRVIENSIKHSSGPLTINVNLAEAQENGQVYCRVELADNGPGISGEIKRTLLSDINKPGNNFTRIGFGLRFVKTLVASYHGKIWIEDRVPGEYEKGLRVVITIPKAD, encoded by the coding sequence ATGAGCCAGGCGTACGATGAAGCCCCCGGCATGGAGCGGCTCCGGAGGGAGGTCAAAGAGCTGCGCGAGAAGGGGGACTATTACCGGAGCATCCTCGAGTCGACGGATAAGGGCATCTGGGTGATCGACAGCAATTACAAAACGGTCTACATCAATTACCGGATGGCCGAAATGCTCGGCACCTCCATCGATAAGGTCCTGGGCAGCACCGTCTTGAAGTTTATGGACGAGGATAACTGGCACAATTTTATAAATATGATCTCCCGCTGCAAGGAAGGCTGCAGGGATCAGATCGACATCATGTTTCACCGGGCGGATGGCGGGGTTCTCTGGACCCTGGCGAGCCTGGCGCCGTTTTTCGACATTCAGGGCTTTCGGGTCGGCGTATCCGGGACGTTCGTCGACATCACGGAGCGTAAGAGGATGGAGACGGCACTGAAGGAAACGCGGGATAACCTCATGAAAGCACAGCATGTGGGGCGGATGGGCAGCTGGGTCAGGGACCTGAAGACCGATATGATCGAATCCAGCGGCGAAATCGGCGAGATACTCGGCATCGAGGCCGTCCCGACGAAGGTGGATGATATTATCAAATTAATTTATCCGCCCTATGAAAGGGAAAGGGTCAGGCGTATCGTCCAGGAAGGGATCGAGAAGACGGGCTCGTATACGATCGATGTCCGGATGATGCGCCCGGACGGCAGGGAGATCTATTGTCACCTGGAGGCAGAAGTAGTAAAGGATGGTAGTGGCCGTCCTGTCAAGGTCATAGGCGTACTTCAGGATATTACCGAGAGGAAAAAGGCGGAGATCGCGCTCCGGGAATCGCGGGCGCAGTCCGAGTTTTTCATCGACCTGATCAGCCATAACATGGGCAATATGAACCACGCCTTGCTCGGATACCTGGAGCTCGCGCTCGAAAAGCTGACGCCCGGGGGGTATAATAGGGAGCTGCTGGCCAAGCCCATCGAGATCATCAAGGATAGCGGACGGCTGATAAACGACGTCAGGAAGCTAAGGCGAGTCGTGTCCGGGGACATATCTGTAAAAAAGATGGATATATCAAGCATACTCGCCGAAACGATCGCCGAAGTTCCCAAAGAGAAGGAAAGAGATATACGGATCAATTTTGCTCCGAGATCCGGGTGCACAGTCCTGGCGAACGAGCTGTTAAAGGACGCATACTCCCGGGTCATCGAAAATTCCATCAAGCACTCTAGTGGCCCATTGACGATCAACGTTAACCTGGCCGAAGCGCAAGAGAACGGGCAGGTCTACTGCCGGGTCGAACTCGCGGATAACGGCCCCGGGATATCCGGGGAGATAAAGAGGACGCTGTTGTCGGACATCAATAAGCCCGGGAATAATTTCACTCGAATAGGGTTCGGGCTACGATTCGTGAAGACGCTGGTAGCTTCATATCACGGGAAAATATGGATCGAGGACCGCGTGCCCGGAGAATACGAAAAAGGGCTTCGCGTCGTGATCACGATACCGAAGGCCGATTAA
- a CDS encoding CPBP family intramembrane glutamic endopeptidase gives MSWSKKSLSEAIRLFALFLLFLFCGISLPALSGLLVFPFSLFPPEWDLIYRLALSTIFILSAIVSLKVERLKKYWKIFFAFFVASFAINVQALSAYVNIPTTPINGLVLSMFLSTVLVVIPIIVLTLVSGDRLSTTFLQKGDLKQGIIIGIIAFSILAIVSIPIATYMFNGKNLSIERVLPWMPGIFIIVISNGIREELLYRGLFLKKYGSVFGPNVSNILQALIFSLSHTVAGRGAIAYTSFTIAFVVITFLLGLGLGYLMRRTDSLLGPVLFHAGTDIPIFLGILSNLS, from the coding sequence GTGAGCTGGAGTAAAAAAAGCCTTTCAGAGGCTATACGCCTATTCGCTTTATTCCTGCTATTTTTATTCTGTGGCATTAGCCTGCCTGCACTGTCTGGTTTGCTCGTCTTCCCCTTTTCATTATTTCCGCCGGAATGGGACCTCATTTATCGCCTGGCGCTCTCGACCATATTTATACTGTCGGCCATCGTTTCGTTAAAGGTCGAGCGATTAAAAAAGTATTGGAAAATTTTTTTCGCTTTTTTTGTCGCCTCTTTTGCCATAAATGTACAGGCGCTGAGCGCTTATGTCAACATACCGACGACGCCGATCAACGGTTTAGTCCTGAGCATGTTTTTGAGCACGGTGCTCGTCGTCATTCCTATCATTGTACTAACCCTCGTCTCCGGCGATCGTCTGTCCACGACCTTCCTGCAGAAAGGAGATCTCAAACAGGGCATCATCATCGGTATCATTGCCTTTTCAATTTTGGCGATCGTGTCTATCCCTATTGCCACATACATGTTCAATGGGAAAAACCTTAGCATCGAAAGAGTGCTCCCCTGGATGCCCGGGATATTTATCATTGTCATATCAAATGGGATAAGAGAAGAATTGTTGTATAGGGGGCTCTTCCTTAAGAAATATGGGTCAGTATTTGGGCCTAATGTCTCTAATATATTGCAGGCGTTGATCTTTTCGTTGAGCCATACGGTAGCCGGCAGGGGAGCGATCGCATACACATCATTTACCATCGCTTTTGTCGTTATTACATTTTTACTAGGCCTTGGGCTGGGATATCTTATGCGGAGAACGGATAGTCTGTTAGGGCCTGTATTGTTCCACGCAGGGACGGACATACCCATTTTCCTGGGAATTTTATCAAATCTGTCATGA